In Sphaeramia orbicularis chromosome 7, fSphaOr1.1, whole genome shotgun sequence, one genomic interval encodes:
- the LOC115422991 gene encoding fibulin-2-like isoform X1: MPTQRALFLSLMIAYLDICLGQRDCTGVDCPALQNCIETVLENGACCPTCTQKGCTCEGYQYYDCIHAGFRKGKVPEGESYFVDFGSTECSCPQGGGKISCHFIPCPEIPPNCIDILQPADGCPQCGRVGCTHGSKKYEAGHSFQIDQCHVCHCPNEGGRLMCSPIPGCDLRSGNKPTYVTTPEDNNPLRDVSGRRDSRQPSPAEPFSNLALGNTLPLYKQDPPSSGTEDYDYTLAEPTTSTLQDLARPLESTTVPPAYPESSSTSLSSHDGKRHQSRETQKSHNPERSGRSEVLNNMDPTTTNSQRETLLTSTTSQGVTTENYKSQHETSEKTIRHNSDRSRPVQDALKDTTYAARPNRGSRNATKPHKHSQGSRSGNHSRSHLVNHKGQEKVPMENERPSGKEEQSLNPTIHFSPTVRSPVIVRDDGEQPRRQPQTLYNYQPQDGESDTQVSSEELVKTCCEAGEKWASTNGHCNSMEPTTKDVHSICWTAQRQCCLGSLRERQCLAGINAARGGKMCEEDASPDKCGINSLKECCDCCSLGLQFRKEGLRCEAHQYLSFHCRHVFITCCEGEEGRAGGQNGWHSVKERPAVNPTPPPKKVSDSPFPKEAFSLGQDREGENTVEGPVEVEDMDECLIYEGSICHHRCINTLGSYRCECFPGYTLQEDGFTCAQETIDVQNQLEEDNRVLVEPTAPLPPPTEPSVPLNPCEGNGPCEQQCTPVDGWPQCSCSLGFALRTDGVSCEDINECLSPLACQLNERCTNTAGSYICQTLITCPPGYQINNDICEDINECVQGSHNCGPTFDCVNTEGSFRCNPKPRCSVGFNVDAQGNCVDVDECTLALPCSPGFNCINTVGSYMCQRKIICSRGYHASTDGSRCIDVDECESGLHRCGEGQLCHNLPGSYRCECQTGYQYDSFRRMCVDVNECWRYPGRLCAQTCENTPGSYECSCTTGFRLSGDGKNCEDINECLSNPCGQECANIYGSYQCYCTQGYYLREDGHTCEDIDECSQSLGHLCTYKCVNVPGSYQCACPEYGYTMSPNGRSCRDIDECATGAHNCSLAETCYNIQGGYRCLHFSCPPNYRKVSDTRCERISCPNYMECQNSPLRITYYYLSFQSNIVIPAQIFRIGPSPAYSGDNVIVSITQGNEENYFSTRKLNAYTGAVYLHRQVEGPRDFLITVEMKLWRQGTFTTFQAKIYVFITANSL, translated from the exons ATGCCCACACAGAGAGCGTTGTTTTTAAGTCTGATGATTGCATACTTGGACATCTGCCTTGGCCAGAGGGACTGCACAGGTGTGGACTGTCCTGCTCTGCAAAACTGCATTGAAACAGTTTTAGAGAACGGTGCCTGCTGTCCTACCTGTACTCAAAAGGGCTGCACTTGTGAAGGCTACCAGTACTACGACTGCATCCACGCAGGCTTCCGGAAAGGGAAAGTCCCAGAGGGGGAATCATACTTTGTGGATTTTGGAAGCACAGAATGCTCCTGTCCCCAGGGAGGAGGGAAAATAAGCTGTCATTTTATTCCTTGTCCTGAAATTCCCCCCAACTGCATTGATATTTTACAGCCTGCAGATGGATGTCCACAATGTGGGCGAGTTGGTTGTACACATGGCAGCAAGAAGTATGAGGCAGGACACTCCTTCCAGATAGACCAGTGCCATGTTTGCCACTGTCCAAATGAAGGTGGCAGGTTAATGTGCTCCCCCATTCCTGGCTGTGACCTACGCAGTGGTAACAAACCCACATATGTTACAACCCCTGAGGACAATAATCCTTTGAGAGATGTGAGTGGCCGTCGTGACAGCCGACAGCCGAGTCCTGCAGAACCCTTTTCCAATTTGGCACTTGGAAACACTCTACCACTGTATAAGCAGGACCCACCCAGTTCTGGCACAGAGGATTATGACTACACACTGGCAGAGCCGACGACTTCCACCCTCCAAGATCTGGCCCGACCACTGGAATCTACTACAGTACCACCAGCTTACCCAGAGTCAAGTTCAACTTCCTTGAGCTCCCATGATGGCAAGAGACATCAATCAAGAGAGACACAAAAAAGCCATAATCCAGAGCGAAGTGGCAGAAGTGAGGTATTGAATAACATGGATCCAACCACTACCAACTCCCAAAGAGAAACACTGTTAACATCTACAACCTCCCAAGGGGTGACCACAGAGAACTACAAGTCACAACATGAAACTAGTGAAAAGACCATTAGACATAACAGTGACCGAAGTAGGCCGGTGCAGGACGCTTTAAAAGACACGACTTACGCTGCCCGTCCAAACAGGGGAAGCAGGAACGCCACCAAACCTCACAAACACAGTCAGGGCAGTCGCAGCGGGAATCACAGTAGATCTCATTTGGTCAACCATAAGGGGCAGGAAAAGGTTCCGATGGAAAATGAGCGGCCTTCCGGTAAAGAGGAGCAGAGCTTGAACCCCACAATCCACTTCAGTCCAACCGTTAGATCTCCAGTTATTGTGAGGGATGATGGAGAGCAGCCCCGCAGACAACCCCAAACCCTGTACAACTACCAACCACAGGATGGAGAGAGTGACACACAag TGTCTTCTGAGGAGTTGGTGAAGACCTGCTGTGAGGCAGGGGAAAAATGGGCTTCTACTAATGGTCACTGCAACAGCATGGAACCAACAACAAAAGATGTGCACTCCATCTGCTG GACTGCCCAACGACAGTGCTGCCTGGGGTCCCTGAGAGAACGTCAGTGTTTGGCTGGAATTAATGCAGCCAGAGGAGGAAAGATGTGTGAAGAAGATGCCAGCCCTGATAAATGTGGAATCAATTCCTTAAAG GAGTGCTGTGACTGCTGTTCCCTGGGGCTGCAGTTCCGCAAAGAAGGACTACGCTGTGAAGCCCACCAGTACCTGAGTTTCCACTGCAGACATGTCTTTATCACCTGCTGcgagggggaggaggggagggcCGGGGGTCAAAACGGCTGGCACAGCGTCAAAGAGAGGCCCGCTGTCAACCCGACTCCACCTCCGAAGAAAG TGTCTGACAGCCCATTCCCTAAAGAGGCCTTCTCCCTTGGTCAGGACCGAGAAGGGGAGAACACAGTAGAGGGTCCTGTTGAGGTGGAGGACATGGATGAGTGCCTGATATACGAGGGCAGCATCTGCCACCACAGATGCATCAATACACTGGGATCTTACCGCTGTGAATGCTTCCCTGGATACACGCTGCAAGAGGACGGTTTCACTTGTGCACAAG AGACTATAGATGTGCAGAACCAACTGGAGGAGGATAACAGAGTGCTGGTGGAACCCACTGCACCCCTTCCACCCCCCACTGAGCCCTCTGTCCCACTCAACCCTTGTGAAG GAAACGGCCCCTGTGAACAACAGTGCACCCCAGTGGATGGATGGCCACAGTGCTCATGTTCCCTGGGGTTCGCTCTGAGGACTGATGGAGTCTCTTGTGAAG ACATAAATGAATGTTTGTCACCACTTGCCTGCCAGCTGAATGAGCGCTGCACAAACACTGCAGGGAGTTACATCTGCCAGACACTGATCACCTGTCCCCCAGGATACCAGATCAACAATGACATTTGTGAAG ATATCAATGAGTGTGTGCAGGGGAGTCACAACTGTGGGCCGACCTTTGATTGTGTAAATACAGAGGGCTCGTTCAGGTGTAACCCGAAACCTCGCTGTTCTGTGGGCTTTAATGTGGATGCTCAGGGGAATTGTGTGG ACGTTGATGAGTGCACTTTGGCCCTACCATGCAGCCCAGGATTTAACTGCATCAACACAGTGGGATCATACATGTGCCAGAGGAAGATAATTTGCAGCCGTGGCTATCATGCCAGCACCGATGGATCCAGATGTATTG ATGTTGATGAGTGTGAGAGCGGTCTGCATCGATGTGGCGAGGGCCAGCTGTGCCACAATCTGCCTGGTTCATATCGTTGTGAATGCCAGACAGGCTATCAGTATGATTCATTCAGGAGGATGTGTGTAG ATGTAAATGAGTGCTGGCGCTACCCAGGTCGCCTGTGTGCCCAGACCTGTGAGAACACCCCAGGCTCCTATGAATGCTCATGTACCACTGGCTTCCGCTTATCCGGTGATGGCAAGAACTGTGAAG ACATAAATGAGTGCTTGTCCAACCCGTGCGGTCAGGAGTGTGCCAACATCTATGGCTCATACCAGTGCTACTGCACACAGGGCTACTACCTCAGGGAGGACGGGCATACCTGTGAAG ACATTGATGAGTGTTCCCAGAGCCTCGGCCATCTGTGTACCTATAAGTGTGTGAACGTCCCTGGCAGTTATCAGTGTGCCTGTCCTGAGTATGGCTACACCATGTCTCCAAATGGACGCTCctgcagag ATATCGATGAGTGTGCCACTGGGGCCCATAACTGCTCTCTAGCTGAGACCTGCTATAACATCCAAGGAGGATACCGCTGCCTTCACTTCAGCTGTCCGCCAAACTACCGCAAAGTGTCTGACAC GCGTTGTGAGCGGATCAGCTGTCCAAACTATATGGAATGTCAAAACTCTCCCCTCAGAATCACCTATTACTACCTCAGCTTCCAGTCCAACATTGTGATCCCTGCACAGATCTTCCGCATCGGACCTTCCCCCGCCTACTCTGGCGATAACGTCATCGTCAGTATCACCCAGGGAAATGAGGAAAACTACTTCAGTACCCGAAAGCTAAATGCCTACACAGGTGCTGTGTACCTACACAGGCAGGTCGAGGGTCCGAGGGACTTCCTTATTACTGTAGAGATGAAGCTTTGGAGACAGGGGACATTTACCACTTTCCAGGC
- the LOC115422991 gene encoding fibulin-2-like isoform X2, translating to MPTQRALFLSLMIAYLDICLGQRDCTGVDCPALQNCIETVLENGACCPTCTQKGCTCEGYQYYDCIHAGFRKGKVPEGESYFVDFGSTECSCPQGGGKISCHFIPCPEIPPNCIDILQPADGCPQCGRVGCTHGSKKYEAGHSFQIDQCHVCHCPNEGGRLMCSPIPGCDLRSGNKPTYVTTPEDNNPLRDVSGRRDSRQPSPAEPFSNLALGNTLPLYKQDPPSSGTEDYDYTLAEPTTSTLQDLARPLESTTVPPAYPESSSTSLSSHDGKRHQSRETQKSHNPERSGRSEVLNNMDPTTTNSQRETLLTSTTSQGVTTENYKSQHETSEKTIRHNSDRSRPVQDALKDTTYAARPNRGSRNATKPHKHSQGSRSGNHSRSHLVNHKGQEKVPMENERPSGKEEQSLNPTIHFSPTVRSPVIVRDDGEQPRRQPQTLYNYQPQDGESDTQVSSEELVKTCCEAGEKWASTNGHCNSMEPTTKDVHSICWTAQRQCCLGSLRERQCLAGINAARGGKMCEEDASPDKCGINSLKECCDCCSLGLQFRKEGLRCEAHQYLSFHCRHVFITCCEGEEGRAGGQNGWHSVKERPAVNPTPPPKKVSDSPFPKEAFSLGQDREGENTVEGPVEVEDMDECLIYEGSICHHRCINTLGSYRCECFPGYTLQEDGFTCAQETIDVQNQLEEDNRVLVEPTAPLPPPTEPSVPLNPCEGNGPCEQQCTPVDGWPQCSCSLGFALRTDGVSCEDINECVQGSHNCGPTFDCVNTEGSFRCNPKPRCSVGFNVDAQGNCVDVDECTLALPCSPGFNCINTVGSYMCQRKIICSRGYHASTDGSRCIDVDECESGLHRCGEGQLCHNLPGSYRCECQTGYQYDSFRRMCVDVNECWRYPGRLCAQTCENTPGSYECSCTTGFRLSGDGKNCEDINECLSNPCGQECANIYGSYQCYCTQGYYLREDGHTCEDIDECSQSLGHLCTYKCVNVPGSYQCACPEYGYTMSPNGRSCRDIDECATGAHNCSLAETCYNIQGGYRCLHFSCPPNYRKVSDTRCERISCPNYMECQNSPLRITYYYLSFQSNIVIPAQIFRIGPSPAYSGDNVIVSITQGNEENYFSTRKLNAYTGAVYLHRQVEGPRDFLITVEMKLWRQGTFTTFQAKIYVFITANSL from the exons ATGCCCACACAGAGAGCGTTGTTTTTAAGTCTGATGATTGCATACTTGGACATCTGCCTTGGCCAGAGGGACTGCACAGGTGTGGACTGTCCTGCTCTGCAAAACTGCATTGAAACAGTTTTAGAGAACGGTGCCTGCTGTCCTACCTGTACTCAAAAGGGCTGCACTTGTGAAGGCTACCAGTACTACGACTGCATCCACGCAGGCTTCCGGAAAGGGAAAGTCCCAGAGGGGGAATCATACTTTGTGGATTTTGGAAGCACAGAATGCTCCTGTCCCCAGGGAGGAGGGAAAATAAGCTGTCATTTTATTCCTTGTCCTGAAATTCCCCCCAACTGCATTGATATTTTACAGCCTGCAGATGGATGTCCACAATGTGGGCGAGTTGGTTGTACACATGGCAGCAAGAAGTATGAGGCAGGACACTCCTTCCAGATAGACCAGTGCCATGTTTGCCACTGTCCAAATGAAGGTGGCAGGTTAATGTGCTCCCCCATTCCTGGCTGTGACCTACGCAGTGGTAACAAACCCACATATGTTACAACCCCTGAGGACAATAATCCTTTGAGAGATGTGAGTGGCCGTCGTGACAGCCGACAGCCGAGTCCTGCAGAACCCTTTTCCAATTTGGCACTTGGAAACACTCTACCACTGTATAAGCAGGACCCACCCAGTTCTGGCACAGAGGATTATGACTACACACTGGCAGAGCCGACGACTTCCACCCTCCAAGATCTGGCCCGACCACTGGAATCTACTACAGTACCACCAGCTTACCCAGAGTCAAGTTCAACTTCCTTGAGCTCCCATGATGGCAAGAGACATCAATCAAGAGAGACACAAAAAAGCCATAATCCAGAGCGAAGTGGCAGAAGTGAGGTATTGAATAACATGGATCCAACCACTACCAACTCCCAAAGAGAAACACTGTTAACATCTACAACCTCCCAAGGGGTGACCACAGAGAACTACAAGTCACAACATGAAACTAGTGAAAAGACCATTAGACATAACAGTGACCGAAGTAGGCCGGTGCAGGACGCTTTAAAAGACACGACTTACGCTGCCCGTCCAAACAGGGGAAGCAGGAACGCCACCAAACCTCACAAACACAGTCAGGGCAGTCGCAGCGGGAATCACAGTAGATCTCATTTGGTCAACCATAAGGGGCAGGAAAAGGTTCCGATGGAAAATGAGCGGCCTTCCGGTAAAGAGGAGCAGAGCTTGAACCCCACAATCCACTTCAGTCCAACCGTTAGATCTCCAGTTATTGTGAGGGATGATGGAGAGCAGCCCCGCAGACAACCCCAAACCCTGTACAACTACCAACCACAGGATGGAGAGAGTGACACACAag TGTCTTCTGAGGAGTTGGTGAAGACCTGCTGTGAGGCAGGGGAAAAATGGGCTTCTACTAATGGTCACTGCAACAGCATGGAACCAACAACAAAAGATGTGCACTCCATCTGCTG GACTGCCCAACGACAGTGCTGCCTGGGGTCCCTGAGAGAACGTCAGTGTTTGGCTGGAATTAATGCAGCCAGAGGAGGAAAGATGTGTGAAGAAGATGCCAGCCCTGATAAATGTGGAATCAATTCCTTAAAG GAGTGCTGTGACTGCTGTTCCCTGGGGCTGCAGTTCCGCAAAGAAGGACTACGCTGTGAAGCCCACCAGTACCTGAGTTTCCACTGCAGACATGTCTTTATCACCTGCTGcgagggggaggaggggagggcCGGGGGTCAAAACGGCTGGCACAGCGTCAAAGAGAGGCCCGCTGTCAACCCGACTCCACCTCCGAAGAAAG TGTCTGACAGCCCATTCCCTAAAGAGGCCTTCTCCCTTGGTCAGGACCGAGAAGGGGAGAACACAGTAGAGGGTCCTGTTGAGGTGGAGGACATGGATGAGTGCCTGATATACGAGGGCAGCATCTGCCACCACAGATGCATCAATACACTGGGATCTTACCGCTGTGAATGCTTCCCTGGATACACGCTGCAAGAGGACGGTTTCACTTGTGCACAAG AGACTATAGATGTGCAGAACCAACTGGAGGAGGATAACAGAGTGCTGGTGGAACCCACTGCACCCCTTCCACCCCCCACTGAGCCCTCTGTCCCACTCAACCCTTGTGAAG GAAACGGCCCCTGTGAACAACAGTGCACCCCAGTGGATGGATGGCCACAGTGCTCATGTTCCCTGGGGTTCGCTCTGAGGACTGATGGAGTCTCTTGTGAAG ATATCAATGAGTGTGTGCAGGGGAGTCACAACTGTGGGCCGACCTTTGATTGTGTAAATACAGAGGGCTCGTTCAGGTGTAACCCGAAACCTCGCTGTTCTGTGGGCTTTAATGTGGATGCTCAGGGGAATTGTGTGG ACGTTGATGAGTGCACTTTGGCCCTACCATGCAGCCCAGGATTTAACTGCATCAACACAGTGGGATCATACATGTGCCAGAGGAAGATAATTTGCAGCCGTGGCTATCATGCCAGCACCGATGGATCCAGATGTATTG ATGTTGATGAGTGTGAGAGCGGTCTGCATCGATGTGGCGAGGGCCAGCTGTGCCACAATCTGCCTGGTTCATATCGTTGTGAATGCCAGACAGGCTATCAGTATGATTCATTCAGGAGGATGTGTGTAG ATGTAAATGAGTGCTGGCGCTACCCAGGTCGCCTGTGTGCCCAGACCTGTGAGAACACCCCAGGCTCCTATGAATGCTCATGTACCACTGGCTTCCGCTTATCCGGTGATGGCAAGAACTGTGAAG ACATAAATGAGTGCTTGTCCAACCCGTGCGGTCAGGAGTGTGCCAACATCTATGGCTCATACCAGTGCTACTGCACACAGGGCTACTACCTCAGGGAGGACGGGCATACCTGTGAAG ACATTGATGAGTGTTCCCAGAGCCTCGGCCATCTGTGTACCTATAAGTGTGTGAACGTCCCTGGCAGTTATCAGTGTGCCTGTCCTGAGTATGGCTACACCATGTCTCCAAATGGACGCTCctgcagag ATATCGATGAGTGTGCCACTGGGGCCCATAACTGCTCTCTAGCTGAGACCTGCTATAACATCCAAGGAGGATACCGCTGCCTTCACTTCAGCTGTCCGCCAAACTACCGCAAAGTGTCTGACAC GCGTTGTGAGCGGATCAGCTGTCCAAACTATATGGAATGTCAAAACTCTCCCCTCAGAATCACCTATTACTACCTCAGCTTCCAGTCCAACATTGTGATCCCTGCACAGATCTTCCGCATCGGACCTTCCCCCGCCTACTCTGGCGATAACGTCATCGTCAGTATCACCCAGGGAAATGAGGAAAACTACTTCAGTACCCGAAAGCTAAATGCCTACACAGGTGCTGTGTACCTACACAGGCAGGTCGAGGGTCCGAGGGACTTCCTTATTACTGTAGAGATGAAGCTTTGGAGACAGGGGACATTTACCACTTTCCAGGC